Proteins found in one Leptospira terpstrae serovar Hualin str. LT 11-33 = ATCC 700639 genomic segment:
- a CDS encoding CHAT domain-containing protein: MLSLIIDRVGNVNIFNVLEDNLPVEESHIQSTLDDDLIFEYLGEVERLVHVSQSVLSNPNQILNADILQDLKVLGETFYQQFFPISIIEKLKNTTKHSIHFNIDPALALVPWELLHDGTSFLSDKFRIGKTIRGGLHRPTHQENRKIKMLIIADPTEDLPHAQKEGEVLFSVLSQKVPTHLLELEFIGGKQVTKLKLLSLIKDKHIIHYSGHLHFSDDSLENGWLLSDGKVLKAREIKSTGIDTDLVFSNSCMSAKAAGKKLNTNIMNQYAGAFLTAGIKTFVGTNWEILDNERTIDFTVRFYTFLFSDKSVGESLFLSKEFARRNYHANDLTWANYALYGNPDFSLFVKERKNFHSAKILNPTTVLEFYPTPIAVAYSKFINTSKSKSIDKNNLLSLAKLFEAISQVVGMMVFSDHSAHAMNKSIPNNPDDAVSLRKWWELVYGCVWDFQKLKISSILEMALPVLHEQKETIFKIVGWMESWERDEIKEEEIESYQIILQFFVENMLLEFSELEKVSILLVSENHNPHFYFKGIKPAYLYPSSPGSKDKLQEQLSNQKGNLVLVHESRKIVIPFPTYFKEKKETGDLELVFNGLTPFVLGAKQS; encoded by the coding sequence ATGCTCTCCCTAATCATAGATAGAGTCGGTAACGTAAATATCTTCAATGTTTTGGAGGACAATCTCCCCGTTGAAGAATCACACATTCAATCAACGTTAGATGATGATTTAATTTTCGAATATTTAGGAGAAGTGGAGAGACTTGTCCACGTTTCCCAATCGGTACTCTCCAACCCAAATCAAATTCTCAATGCAGATATCCTTCAAGATTTGAAGGTGTTAGGTGAAACATTTTACCAACAATTTTTCCCGATCTCCATTATTGAAAAATTAAAAAACACAACCAAACATAGCATTCATTTTAATATTGATCCTGCCCTCGCTTTGGTTCCTTGGGAACTTCTTCATGACGGCACTAGTTTTCTTTCTGATAAATTTAGAATTGGAAAAACCATTCGTGGTGGATTACACCGTCCTACACACCAAGAAAACCGAAAGATTAAGATGTTAATCATAGCAGATCCTACAGAAGACTTACCTCATGCGCAAAAAGAAGGAGAGGTACTTTTTTCTGTTCTGAGCCAAAAGGTACCCACACACCTTTTAGAGTTAGAGTTTATCGGTGGAAAACAAGTCACCAAACTCAAGTTACTTTCTCTTATCAAAGACAAACATATTATACATTATTCGGGACACCTTCATTTTTCAGATGATTCATTGGAGAATGGTTGGTTGTTGTCCGATGGAAAAGTATTAAAGGCGCGCGAGATCAAATCAACAGGGATCGATACTGATTTAGTTTTTTCCAATTCCTGTATGTCTGCAAAAGCAGCCGGTAAAAAATTAAATACAAATATTATGAATCAATATGCAGGAGCATTTCTTACTGCAGGTATCAAAACTTTTGTGGGAACCAATTGGGAAATTTTAGACAACGAAAGGACGATAGATTTTACAGTTCGGTTTTATACCTTTTTGTTTTCTGATAAATCTGTAGGTGAGTCTTTGTTTTTGTCTAAAGAATTTGCAAGGCGAAATTACCATGCCAACGATTTGACTTGGGCAAACTATGCATTGTATGGAAATCCTGATTTTTCCTTATTCGTAAAAGAAAGAAAAAATTTCCATTCTGCCAAAATTCTAAATCCTACCACGGTTCTAGAGTTTTACCCCACTCCGATTGCTGTCGCTTATTCCAAGTTCATCAATACTAGTAAATCAAAATCCATTGATAAAAACAATCTTCTTAGTTTGGCTAAATTATTCGAAGCAATTAGCCAAGTTGTAGGAATGATGGTTTTTAGTGATCATTCCGCACATGCAATGAACAAATCGATTCCGAATAACCCGGATGATGCGGTATCTCTTCGTAAATGGTGGGAACTTGTATATGGATGTGTTTGGGATTTTCAAAAACTAAAGATTTCAAGTATTTTGGAAATGGCACTTCCTGTTTTACATGAACAAAAAGAAACCATTTTCAAAATCGTAGGATGGATGGAATCTTGGGAAAGAGATGAAATCAAAGAGGAAGAAATTGAATCCTACCAAATCATTTTGCAATTCTTTGTAGAAAATATGTTATTAGAATTTTCGGAATTGGAGAAAGTGAGTATTCTTTTAGTTTCTGAAAATCACAATCCACATTTTTATTTTAAAGGTATCAAACCTGCTTATTTATATCCTTCTTCTCCTGGATCCAAAGACAAATTACAGGAACAACTTTCTAATCAAAAAGGAAATTTAGTTTTGGTTCATGAAAGTCGTAAAATTGTGATTCCATTCCCAACATACTTTAAAGAAAAAAAGGAAACGGGTGATTTGGAACTTGTGTTTAACGGCCTCACACCTTTTGTTTTAGGAGCCAAGCAGAGTTGA
- a CDS encoding sigma-54 down-regulated protein produces MEQQVKDGLNFILGAVNTAKVEAEKAFSEISTGFQSLAAKGAQDQSEVSVNLRKYLQEGISQVETIIGKANTVVAETKAKVATVTSKA; encoded by the coding sequence ATGGAACAACAAGTAAAAGACGGATTAAACTTCATCCTAGGCGCAGTAAACACAGCAAAAGTAGAAGCAGAAAAAGCTTTTTCTGAAATCAGCACTGGTTTCCAAAGCCTAGCTGCAAAAGGTGCTCAAGACCAAAGCGAAGTTTCTGTTAACCTTAGAAAATACCTTCAAGAAGGAATTTCTCAAGTAGAAACTATCATCGGTAAAGCAAACACTGTGGTAGCAGAAACAAAAGCAAAAGTAGCAACTGTTACTTCTAAAGCTTAA
- the mtnA gene encoding S-methyl-5-thioribose-1-phosphate isomerase translates to MPHPEFLPIQWKSTYLELLDQRILPGKKEFLKLSTAEETIVAIREMAVRGAPAIAITGVFGLSLGAKSRSGVANPSEIDTLLSSVLESRPTAVNLSYALREAKNRIQGITEWGTIAKIWETYGEEMMKDDLAANKSLGENGVSLFPKDQLEFHIITHCNTGALATAGHGTALGVIRSLRDAGKKVVVYADETRPFLQGSRLTAFEMMEEGIECYIITDGMSGWLMNHRKIDAVIVGCDRVAANGDTANKIGTYNLGIVAREHNVPFYVCATKDSFDLNLKSGEEIPIEMRKESEVTRFDFLKGTDGKYLFPEGKTSPIGARALNPSFDVTKAHLIRNFITEFGCFVPAEISLRLKNV, encoded by the coding sequence ATGCCTCATCCGGAATTTTTGCCCATCCAGTGGAAATCCACTTATTTAGAACTTCTCGACCAACGGATTTTGCCGGGAAAAAAAGAATTTTTGAAATTATCCACTGCGGAAGAAACCATAGTAGCAATCCGTGAAATGGCTGTTAGAGGTGCACCTGCCATTGCCATCACAGGAGTCTTTGGTCTTAGTTTAGGCGCCAAATCTCGGTCAGGTGTCGCAAATCCGAGTGAGATTGATACATTACTTTCGTCTGTACTTGAGTCTCGGCCAACAGCAGTCAATTTGAGTTATGCCTTACGAGAGGCAAAAAATCGAATCCAAGGAATCACTGAATGGGGAACCATCGCAAAGATTTGGGAAACCTATGGTGAGGAAATGATGAAAGACGATTTGGCAGCAAACAAATCTTTGGGGGAAAATGGAGTTTCATTATTTCCTAAAGACCAATTGGAATTTCATATCATCACTCATTGTAACACAGGAGCCCTTGCCACTGCAGGTCATGGAACGGCTCTTGGGGTGATTCGAAGTTTGCGGGATGCAGGAAAAAAGGTAGTTGTTTATGCAGATGAAACAAGGCCCTTTCTTCAAGGTTCAAGACTTACAGCTTTTGAAATGATGGAAGAAGGAATCGAATGTTATATCATTACTGATGGAATGTCTGGTTGGCTAATGAACCATAGAAAGATTGACGCAGTCATCGTAGGTTGTGATCGGGTTGCGGCAAACGGAGACACTGCCAATAAAATAGGAACTTACAATTTAGGGATAGTCGCAAGAGAACATAATGTACCATTCTATGTTTGTGCCACAAAAGATAGTTTTGACTTAAACTTAAAATCAGGGGAAGAAATTCCTATAGAAATGAGAAAAGAATCCGAGGTGACCAGGTTCGACTTTTTAAAGGGAACCGATGGAAAATATTTATTTCCAGAAGGAAAAACTTCACCTATAGGTGCAAGAGCTCTCAATCCCTCGTTTGATGTAACAAAAGCTCACTTAATCAGAAACTTTATCACAGAATTTGGATGTTTCGTACCTGCGGAGATTTCTCTTCGTCTAAAGAATGTATGA
- the msrA gene encoding peptide-methionine (S)-S-oxide reductase MsrA, with the protein MTEKAILGGGCFWCTEAVYLRIPGILSVKSGYAGGSTPSPTYKEICTGTTGHAEVIEIEFDPELITYSKILEIFWASHDPTTLNKQGNDVGTQYRSVIFYLNDKQKDLAVESKRKHAYLFPDPIVTEISPAPEFYPAEDYHQNYFTLNPQNPYCHYVIFPKLKKLGLKL; encoded by the coding sequence ATGACGGAAAAAGCAATTTTAGGTGGTGGGTGTTTTTGGTGTACGGAGGCTGTGTATCTTAGAATTCCAGGAATTCTATCCGTAAAATCAGGATACGCAGGTGGATCCACTCCGAGTCCTACCTACAAAGAAATCTGCACAGGAACTACTGGACATGCAGAGGTTATCGAAATTGAATTTGATCCCGAGCTCATTACATACTCAAAAATATTAGAAATTTTTTGGGCGTCCCATGATCCTACAACTCTCAATAAACAAGGGAACGATGTTGGAACCCAATATCGCTCCGTTATTTTCTACCTAAATGATAAACAAAAAGATTTAGCAGTGGAATCCAAAAGAAAACATGCTTATCTTTTTCCTGATCCGATTGTCACAGAGATTTCACCGGCTCCAGAGTTTTATCCAGCGGAAGATTACCACCAAAATTATTTCACTCTCAACCCACAAAATCCCTATTGCCATTATGTGATTTTTCCCAAACTTAAAAAGTTGGGATTAAAGCTGTAA